In a genomic window of Leucoraja erinacea ecotype New England chromosome 8, Leri_hhj_1, whole genome shotgun sequence:
- the flrt3 gene encoding leucine-rich repeat transmembrane protein FLRT3 — MASKMWSWFAWAVLGLSLAPVTQSVTAGSCPSACRCDRGFVYCNDRGLTSIPTGIPEDSTTLFLQNNHIKNAGIPRELLKLLKVETIYLYRNNLDEFPTNIPKSTKELHLQENNIRAISLDSLSKIPYLERLHLDDNSVSAVSIEEGAFRDSNYLRLIFLSRNHLSSIPVGLPNTIEELRLDDNRIATISEDALMQLGGLKRLVLDGNLLSNQGLHDKVFNNLENLAELSLVRNVLTSPPTLPITGLQKLHLQENHISSIPSNAFSHLRQLHRLDLSNNNLTHLPQGIFDNLNNLTQLLLRNNPWYCGCNMRWVRDWLRSLPAGVNARGLMCQSPDKVRGMAIKDLAAAMFDCENAASDTGLAATSRPLATSVQSPATQGQWPSFETKQPAGKKRERGHNFWPTAPAAAAPGSAAVRLSVKSVSVDSIHIAWKTFLPMTALRLSWLKLGHNPALGSITETIVHSERSEYLLTALEPESLYRICMVPMETSNVYLLDEGPVCTETETASRKAHRPTTTLNREQEKELYRNTSLTLAGIIGGAVALVAIALLAMVCCYLHRTGTPLSKSCMYNRGRRRKDDDYAEAGTKKDNSILEIRETAFQMVPMGSEQAAKEEFLIHTIFPPNGMSLYKNNHSESSSSNRSYRDSGIPDSDHSHS, encoded by the coding sequence ATGGCCAGCAAGATGTGGAGTTGGTTTGCCTGGGCTGTCCTGGGACTGTCTCTGGCACCCGTGACGCAGTCGGTCACTGCGGGGTCGTGTCCCTCGGCGTGTCGCTGTGATCGAGGCTTCGTCTACTGCAATGACAGAGGCCTGACGTCCATCCCGACCGGAATTCCCGAGGACTCTACAACCCTTTTCCTGCAGAACAATCACATTAAGAACGCTGGGATTCCGAGAGAACTCTTGAAATTACTCAAGGTGGAGACCATTTACTTGTACAGAAATAATCTGGATGAATTTCCCACCAACATACCCAAATCTACTAAAGAACTCCATTTGCAGGAAAACAACATAAGGGCAATCTCTTTGGATTCACTTTCCAAAATACCCTACTTGGAAAGGCTACATTTGGATGATAACTCGGTATCTGCTGTTAGTATTGAAGAAGGCGCCTTTCGAGATAGTAACTATCTCAGATTGATTTTTCTGTCAAGGAATCACCTCAGCAGTATTCCCGTTGGTCTCCCCAACACGATCGAAGAGCTGCGGCTGGACGATAATCGTATCGCCACTATTTCGGAGGATGCTCTGATGCAGCTCGGTGGCCTGAAGCGTTTGGTGTTGGACGGGAACTTGCTGAGCAATCAGGGGCTCCACGATAAGGTGTTCAACAACCTGGAGAACCTTGCCGAGTTGTCGCTGGTGCGTAACGTCCTCACGTCTCCCCCGACTCTGCCCATAACCGGCTTGCAGAAGCTCCACCTTCAGGAGAATCACATCAGCTCCATCCCCTCCAATGCCTTTTCCCATCTCAGACAGTTGCACCGGTTGGACTTGTCCAACAATAATCTGACCCACTTGCCTCAGGGAATCTTTGACAATCTGAACAACCTGACCCAGTTGTTGCTCCGTAATAACCCCTGGTACTGCGGCTGCAACATGCGGTGGGTGCGGGACTGGTTGCGGTCGCTGCCCGCCGGGGTCAACGCCCGCGGGCTGATGTGCCAGTCGCCCGACAAGGTCCGAGGCATGGCTATCAAGGACCTGGCCGCCGCCATGTTTGACTGCGAGAACGCCGCCTCGGACACCGGCCTCGCCGCAACCTCCCGCCCCCTGGCGACCTCCGTCCAATCGCCGGCCACGCAGGGGCAATGGCCCTCGTTCGAGACCAAGCAGCCGGCTGGGAAAAAGAGGGAGCGCGGCCACAACTTCTGGCCCACCGCGCCGGCGGCGGCGGCCCCCGGGAGCGCGGCCGTCCGGCTCAGTGTGAAATCGGTGAGCGTGGATAGCATTCACATTGCCTGGAAGACGTTCCTGCCGATGACGGCCCTCAGGCTGAGCTGGCTGAAGCTGGGGCACAACCCAGCGCTGGGATCTATCACCGAGACCATCGTGCACAGCGAGAGAAGCGAGTACCTCCTCACAGCCCTCGAGCCAGAGTCCCTCTATCGCATCTGTATGGTTCCCATGGAAACCAGCAACGTGTACCTGTTGGACGAGGGCCCGGTGTGCACCGAGACGGAAACGGCCTCGCGCAAGGCGCACCGTCCGACCACCACGCTCAACCGGGAGCAGGAGAAGGAACTGTACAGAAACACCAGCCTGACGCTGGCGGGCATCATCGGGGGTGCAGTGGCACTGGTGGCCATCGCTCTACTGGCCATGGTCTGCTGCTACCTGCACAGAACTGGCACCCCTCTCTCCAAGAGCTGCATGTACAACCGCGGGCGGAGGAGGAAGGACGACGATTACGCCGAGGCCGGCACCAAGAAGGACAACTCCATTTTGGAAATCCGGGAAACTGCATTTCAGATGGTCCCCATGGGCAGCGAGCAGGCAGCGAAGGAAGAGTTCCTCATACACACGATATTCCCGCCCAACGGGATGAGTTTGTACAAAAACAACCATAGTGAAAGCAGCAGTAGCAACAGAAGTTACAGAGACAGTGGAATACCAGACTCAGATCATTCACACTCATGA